A segment of the Streptomyces pactum genome:
ACTGCCGCCGCCGCTGTCCCCACCCGCCAGGCCCGCCGGGCGCTGGCAGCCCGTCAGCAGCACGGCACACAGCGCCGTCAGGGCGCAGAGCACCCCCGCAGCCCGTCTCTCACCCATCGCCGTCCCCCCGGATCCCCGGTCCAGCGTGACCCGCCGCAGCGGGCCACGCCAGACGCGCGGGGGTGCATTGCGCACGGGTGACGGGAGCGCCCCCGGCGCGTGGCGTAGGCCGCGCTACGTCCTAGGGCCGGTACGTCACCGGTACGTCAGCCCGTGCCCGAGGGGGTACAGCACCTTCGTCGGATCATCCGCCCGCACCACCGGCACCGGCAGTCGGCCGCGCGGCCGTACCCGCCCCGCGATCACCCGGGCCGCCGCCCGTACCTCGACGTCGGTCCAGGAGTACGCGGCGAGGCAGGCGCGGACCTCCGGGAGCCGGGCCACGTCGTAGGGATTGCGGACGGCGACCGCGACGACGGGCTTGCCCGTCTCCAGCAGCCGTGCCACCAGCGTGCGCTGGCTGCCGGCCGCGGTGACGTTGTAGGTGGCGACCACCACCGCGTCGGCGTCGCCGGCCGCCGCGACCGCGCGGTCGATGACGGCGGCGGAGGGCGCGGTGCCGGTGGACAGGGCGGTGGCCGTGAAGCCCAGCTCCGTCAGTTCGCCCGCGAGGACGCCCGTGGGCGGCCCGGTGGTGCCCGAGGGGGAGGCGGGGTCGGCGCCCACGACGAGCACCCTGCGGTGCTCCCGGCGCGACAGCGGCAGCAGCCGACCCTCGTTGACCAGCAGCGTGGTGGTCCGCTCGGCGATCCGGTCGGCCGCGGCCAGGTGCCCCCGGGTGCCGACGGTGCGGTCGACGTCCCGCCGGCTGGTGCGGGCGTCCCGGAACAGGCCCAGCTTCGCCTTCAGCCGCAGCACCCGCAGGATCGATTCGTCGAGCCGCGCCTCGGTCAGTTCACCGTCCCGTACGGCCGTCAGCACCGCGTTCCAGGCGAGGTCCAGGTGCGGCGGGTTGAGCAGTTGGTCGACGCCGGCCTTCAGCGCCAGCACCGGCACCCGTTCGTCGCCGTACTTGGTCCGTACGCCCTCCATGCCGAGGGAGTCGGTGACCACGACCCCGTCGTAGCCGAGCTCCTCGCGCAGGATGCCGGTGAGGATGGGCCGGGAGAGGGTGGCCGGGTCGCCGGAGTCGTCGAGCGCCGGGACCACGAGGTGGGCGGTCATGATCGCGTCGATGCCGGCGTCGATGGCCGCGCGGAAGGGCGGGGCGTCCAGCTCCTCCCACTGCGCACGGCTGTGCGTGATGACCGGGAGTCCGGTGTGGCTGTCGGTGGCGGTGTCACCGTGCCCGGGGAAGTGCTTGGCGCACGCGGCGACCCCGGACCGCTGATACCCCGTCACCTCCGCGGCCACCAGCTCCGACACCGCCTCCGGATCGGCGCCGAAGGACCGGACGCCGATCACGGGGTTGGCCGGGTTGACGTTCACGTCGGCGACGGGGGAGTAGTCCTGGCGGATGCCCATCGCGTGCAGCTCGGCGCCCGCGATGCGGCCGAGGGTTCGGGCGTCGGAGCGCGACCCGCCCGCACCGATGGCCATCGCGCCCGGGAAGAGGGTCGCCGGCTCGCCCACGCGGGCCACTATCCCGTGCTCCTGGTCGGTGGAGATGAGCACCGGCAGGCCGCGCGGCAGCGCCAGGGACGCCTGCTGGATGCCGTTGGACAGGTCGGCGATCTGGTGCGGATCGCGGGTGTTGTGCGCCCAGGCGAAGTAGATGACGCCGCCGACCCGGTACTTGGCGACCAGCTCGGCCGCGGTGCGGACGCCGATCTCCTTCAGGTTGGCGTCGACGTCGGCCTGGTCGGGGTCGGTGGCGGAGTGGCCGTAGACCCGCATGACGAAGAGCTGGCCGACCTTCTCCTCCAGCGTCATGCGGGAGATGAGGGCCCGGAGCCTGTCGTCGTCGGGCCGGCGGGCGCCGGCGTGCGCGGTGCCGCCGCCGGCCGCCAGGGTCGCGGTGACGACCGCGGTGGCGGTGAGGACGGTACGTCTGGAGGGCTGTGCGGTGCTTCCCGTGCCGGCCGTGCTGCTGTGGTGCACGTGCGCTCCTTCCGGAGTGATCCGCTGGGGAATCGCTGGAGAGGTGCTGAAGGAAACTTCCAAGGAGTCACCAATATCCGGGAAGTTTCTGCCAGTCAAGGGAGCGCACAGGAGTCTCCCGAAGCGGCGGAGGGCGGGCCGCAGGGGCCGCCGTCGGCGCCAGGGAGGGGCGGCGCCGACGGCGACGCGCTGCCGGCCGCGGTACGACGGAGAGGGTGGTCAGCGGTCGCAGCCAGCAGCGAGGCCGACACCGCACCGCGCAGACTCATCCGGCAGCGTGCGGATTGGACGGGCGGGGCGGGGACGGGGTTCCCCGTTCGGCCGGGTTTCCGCGAGTGGGTGGCCGAGCGAGTGGTCTTGGCCGCCGGACGGGGCTGTCGGACGTGACGGCCGGACGTGACGGCCGGACGTGACGACCGGACGTGGCTGTCGGACGTGACGGCCGGACGTGGCCGCCGGTCAGGAGCACCGGTCGTGGTCACCCGCACGCGGTCGCCGGACGCGTCCGCGGCCCGCCGTGAATTCGTTGGACGGCCTCCCGCGCCGGCGGAAGAATCCGTCCGGTGACGTTCACACTGAAGGGCCCGGTCCTCGAAGGCACGCTGGTACGGCTGGAACCGCTGGGCCCGCACCACGCGGCCGACCTGGCCGTGGCCGCCGAGGAGGACCGCGGCACCTACGCGTTCACCTGGGTGCCGAGGGCCGACGAGGTCGGCTCCTACATCGACACCCAACTGGCCAGGGCGGCCACGGGACGGCTGGCGCCCTACGCGCAGGTGTCCCTCGCCACCGGCCGGGCGGTCGGCGCCACCTCCTACTGGGAACCCCGTTCCTGGCTGACGGACGACGCCATCGACGCGATCGAGGTCGGCTTCACCTGGCTGGCGCCCTCGGCCCAGGGCACGGGCGTCAACGCCGAGGCCAAGCTGCTCCTGTTCCGCCACGCCTTCGAGGTCTGGCAGGTGTCCCGGGTCGACCTGAAGACCGACGCCCGCAACGACCGCTCCCGCGCCGCGATCGAGTCGGCCGGCGCCCGCTTCGAGGGCGTGCTGCGCAACTGGTCCCGCTCCTGGGCGCCGGGCGAGGAGGGCCGGCTGCGCGACTCCGCGATCTACTCGGTCACGGCGGCGGAGTGGCCGCGGTGCCGGGAGCGGCTGGAGCGCCGGGTGCGGTCCGCGACATCGGCATCGGCACCCGCGTAGGCGCCCGCACCCACGTCCACGCCCGCGCCCACGCCCGCGCCCGCTTCCACGCCCGCGTCCATGCCCGCGCCCGCGTCGGGGCCCGCGTCCACGCCCATACCCGCGCCCGCGCCCACGCCCGCGCCTGCGCCCGCACCCACGCCTGCGCCCGCTTCCGCGCCCGCGTCCATGCCCATACCCGCGCCCACGCCCGCGCCCACGCCGGGCCCGCGTCCACGCCCGCGTAGGGACCCACGCCTGCGCCCGTGTCGGCGCCTGCGTCGGAGTCCGCGTCGGAGTCCGCGCCGGTGCCTGCGTCTGCGCCCGCGTCTGCGCCGGCGCCCGCGTCCACGCCCGCGCTCAGGCCGCGTCGCTGAGCAGCCGGGCGAGGTGCTCGCGCCCCGCGTCCAGCAGTTCCGGCAGCGGGGCGGCCGACTCGTACCAGCGCTTCTCGTACTCCCAGCACAGCCAGCCGTCCCAGTTGTGGCGGGAGAGGACGTCCACCACCTCGGTGAGCGGCAGTACGCCGGCGCCCAGCGGCAGCGGGGTCGTGTCGTCGGCGGAGGCGATGTCCTTGACCTGGACGTAGCCGAGGTGCGGGGCGAGGGCCAGGTAGCTGTCCGAGGGCTGCTCGCCGCCCAGCCAGGTGTGCATCACGTCCCACAGGGCGCCGACCTGGCGGTGCCCGACCAGACCGAGGACGCGCATCGCGTCGGCGCCGGTGCGGTGCGAGTCGTGGGTCTCGAGGAGGATGCGCACGTCCAGCTCGGCGGCGTACTCGGCGGCAGTGCCCAGTCGCCGGGCCGCCGTGGCGTCGGCCTCCTCGGGGCTCTGGCCGGTGCCGCCGCCGGGGAAGACCCGGACGTACGGGGCGCCCAGGTCGCGGGCCAGGTCGAGCAGGGCACGGATCTCGGAGACCGTGGCGTCGTCGTCACCGGGCGCGGCGACGCGCGCGTACCCCGCCAGGCTCAGCAGCTCAACGCCCGCCTCCTTGAAACCGGCCGCCACCGCGGCCCGTTCCCCTGGGGGCAGGCCCGGGTGCACCGGCTCCTCGGGGTGGGCGCGCAACTCGACGCCGTGGTAGCCGTGGGCGGTCGCGAGCCCCAGTACGTCGGTCAGGGGCAGGCCGGGGACACCGAGGGTGGAGAACGCCAGCTTCATGACCACGGAGCGTACCCGCCGCCGCCTCCGCCACTCCTCTCACCGGTCGGGTGTCGCCGCCCCGGCCCGTCCAGCGCTCGCGGAGGGGCGTCGCGCAGACCGACCCACCCGGTTCGTCGAGCGCTTGTGTGCCGGCGTCGCGCAGCCCGCCCCGGCCCGCCCAGCCCGTCCGGCGTTCGAGGACGAGGCCGTTCACGCCGAAGCAGGGGTCTGGGGGCGGCAGCCCCCAGACCCACACCGACGCGGGGCGCCGGAGGAACCACCGGCACGCTCACTTCCGCGGCCCTCCGGAGGACCCCCGCACCATCAACTCCCCCCGCACCGTCGCGATCCCCCCGGGCGGCGCCTCCTCCCGCCCCATCGCGATGCGCCCGGCCCGCGCCCCCGCCTCCGCGAGCGGCAGCCGGACCGTCGTGAGCGCGGGTACCGCGTCGATGCTGAAGGGCAGGTCGTCGAAGCCGGCCACGGACACGTCGTCCGGGATGCGCAGCCCCGAGTCGCGCAGCGCCGCGCAGGCGCCCAGCGCCACGGAGTCGTTCGCGGCGACGACGGCCGTCAGGGACGGGTCCCTGCGCAGGAGTTCGAGCGTGGCCTCGTAGCCGGAGCGCCGGTCGTAGCGGCCGTGGACCGTCCAGCGGGAGTCCTCCTCGATGCCGTGCGCGGCGAGCGCGGCGCGGTGGCCCTCCAGCCGGTGCCGGGTCGTGGTCCGTTCCTCCGGGCCCGCGATGTAGCCGAGCCGCCGGTGCCCGAGCCCGATGAGGTGCTCGGTCAGCTCCCGGCCGCCGCCGCGGTTGTCGAAGGTCAGCGCGATCGCCCCGGTCTCCGGCGCCGGCGGCCGCCCGCACAGCACCACCCGCGTGCCGGCCTCCGCCAGCTTGCGCAGCTTCGCCGCCACGGCCGCCTGGTGCGCCGCGTCCTCCATCGCCCCGCCGGTCAGCACGACGGCCGCCGCCCGCTGCCGCTGCAGCAGGGTGAGGTAGGTCAGTTCGCGCTCCGGGGTGCCGCCGGTGTTGCAGACCACGGCGAGTCTCTCGCCGCCCGCTCTGCCGCCCGGACCGCCGATCTCGGACTGGATCGCGCCGGCCATGATGCCGAAGAAGGGGTCGGCGATGTCGTTGACCAGGATGCCCACCAGGTCGGAGGTGGCCGCGGCCAGCGCACTCGCGGGGCCGTTGAGCACGTACTCCAGGTCGTCGACCGCCTTCAGCACCCGTTCCCGGGTGGAGGCGGCCACGGGGTAGTTCCCGTTCAGCACGCGCGACACCGTCGCGGGGGAGACCTGGGCTCGGGCCGCCACGTCCGCCAGTGTCACTGTCATGTCCTCGTCCTCCGCCTCGCGCCTGTGTGCCGTACGCCGTCCCAGCCGTCTCGAGTGACCTTACGGCCACCACCCGCCGTTGTTCGCCCCCTCGAACAACTCGCCCGGACCACGGTCTTGTCCAGACCACCGTCCACAGGCTAGCTTCGTTACGCATAGAAAGCGCTTGCTGTACCGCTGCTCGTATCGCTGCTGTATCGCAGCCGTATCGCCGTACGAAGGGAATGACGTGACACGCAAGACGGTGCGTATCGCCATGAACGGTGTGACCGGGCGCATGGGCTACCGCCAGCACCTCGTCCGCTCCATCCTGGCCCTGCGCGAACAGGGCGGCCTCGACCTCGGCGACGGCACCGTGCTGTGGCCGGAACCGATCCTGGTCGGCCGCCGTGAGCACGCGCTGCGGGCGCTGGCCGAGCGGCACGGCCTGGAGCACGTGGCCACGGACGTGGACGAGGTCCTCGCCGACCCCACCGTGGACATCTACTTCGACGCCCAGGTGACCTCGGCCCGCGAGGAGGCGATCAAGAAGGCGATCGCCGCGGGCAAGCACGTCTACACCGAGAAGCCCACCGCCACCGGCCTGGACGGCGCCCTGGAACTCGCCCGCCTCGCCCACGCGAAGGGCATCAGGCACGGCGTCGTCCAGGACAAGCTCTTCCTCCCCGGCCTGCTCAAGCTCAAGCGCCTCATCGACGGCGGCTTCTTCGGCCGCATCCTGTCCGTGCGCGGCGAGTTCGGCTACTGGGTCTTCGAGGGTGACTGGCAGGACGCCCAGCGCCCCTCCTGGAACTACCGCGCAGAGGACGGCGGCGGCATCGTCGTCGACATGTTCCCGCACTGGGAGTACGTCCTGCACGAGCTGTTCGGCCGGGTGAAGTCCGTCCACGCGCTCGCCACCACCCACATCCCGCAGCGCTGGGACGAGAACGGCAAGCCCTACGCCGCCACCGCCGACGACGCCGCGTACGGCGTCTTCGAGCTCGACGGCGGCACGATCGCCCAGATCAACTCCTCCTGGGCCGTGCGCGTCAACCGCGACGAACTCGTCGAGTTCCAGGTCGACGGCACCGAGGGCTCCGCGGTCGCCGGACTGCGCGACTGCCGGGTCCAGCACCGGTCCGCCACCCCCAAGCCGGTCTGGAACCCGGACATCCCCGCCACCGAGGCCTTCCGCGACCAGTGGCAGGAGGTCCCGGACAACGGCGAGTTCGACAACGGCTTCAAGGCCCAGTGGGAACTGTTCCTGCGCCACGTCTACGCCGACGCCCCCTACCACTGGGACCTGCTGGCCGGCGCCCGCGGCGTCCAGCTCGCCGAGCTGGGCCTGAGGTCCTCGGCCCAGGGCCGCCGCCTCGACGTACCGGAGATCGCGCTGTGACCCTGCACCTGCCGGGCGCGAACGGCACGCTGCGCGCCTACGAACCCCGCACCGAGCCGACGGTCCTCTCCCCGGGAAGCGCTTTCACCTCCCGTACGGTCTTCTCCGCCGCGCACGTCGTCGCCGACCCGTACGCGGACACCACGCCCGACGGACCCGCCGCCGTCGACTGGGACGCCACCCTCGCCTTCCGCCGCCACCTGTGGTCCCACGGACTCGGCGTCGCCGAGGCGATGGACACCGCCCAGCGCGGCATGGGCCTGGACTGGGCCGGCGCGGCCGAGCTCATCCGCCGGTCCGCCGCCGAGGCGAAGGCGACGGGCGGCCGCATCGCCTGCGGCGTGGGCACCGACCAGCTCACCGCCGGCACCCTCGCCGAGGTCCGGGCGGCCTACGAGGAACAGCTCGCCGTCGTGGAGGAGTCGGGCGCCCAGGCCATCCTGATGGCCTCCCGCGCCCTGGCCGCCGCAGCGCAGAGCCCGGACGACTACCTGGACGTCTACGGCCACCTCCTGCGCCAGGCCGCCGAACCGGTCGTCCTGCACTGGCTCGGCCCGATGTTCGACCCGGCCCTGGAGGGCTACTGGGGGTCGGACGACCTCGACGCGGCCACCGACACCTTCCTGGAGGTCATCGCAGCCCACCCCGACAAGGTCGACGGCATCAAGGTCTCCCTCCTCGACGCCCGGCGCGAGGTCGACCTGCGCCGCCGCCTCCCGCAGGGCGTGCGCTGCTACACCGGCGACGACTTCAACTACCCCGAGCTGATCGCAGGCGACGACCAGGGCTTCAGCCACGCCCTGCTCGGCATCTTCGACCCGCTGGGCCCGCTGGCCGCCGAGGCGGTCCGCGTCCTCGACACCGGGAACACGGAAGGCTTCCGCGCCCTCCTCGACCCCACCGTCGAACTCTCCCGCCACCTCTTCCAGACCCCCACCCGCTACTACAAGACGGGCGTGGTCCTCCTGGCCTGGCTCGCGGGCCACCAGAGCCACTTCACGATGGTCGGCGGCCTCCAGTCGGCCCGCTCGCTGCCGCACCTCGCCCGCGCCTACGAACTCGCCGACGGCCTCGGCCTGTTCCCGGACCCGAAGCTGGCGGAGGAGCGGATGCGGAACCTGCTCAACCTGTACGGAGTGAACCAGTGAGCGACACGGCGCCCGACCTGACGCGTTTCAGCATCAACCAGATGACGGTCAAGCAGCTCTCGCTGCCCGACCTGACCGCCGCCTGCCGCGAACTGGGCGTCGGCAACGTCGGCCTGTGGCGCGAACCGGTCCAGGCGTACGGCGTCGAGGCGGCGGCCAAGCTGGTCCGCGAGGCGGGCCTGACCGTCACCACCCTGTGCCGCGGCGGCTTCCTCACGGCGACGGACCCGGACGAGCGAGCCCGCGCCCTGGCCGACAACCGCCGCGCGGTCGACGAGGCGGCCACCCTCGGCACCGACACCCTGGTCCTGGTCTCGGGCGGCCTCCCGGCCGGCGACAAGGACCTGCGTGCCGCCCGGGAACGCATCGCGGACGCGCTCGCGGAGCTGGCCCCGTACGCCGAACAGCACGGCGTCCGCCTCGCCATCGAGCCCCTGCACCCGATGTACGCCTCCGACCGCTGCGTGGTCTCCACCCTCACCCAGGCCCTGGACCTCGCCGAACGCTTCCCGGCCCACCAGGTCGGCGTCACCGTCGACACGTACCACATCTGGTGGGACGACCGGGCGGCGCAGCAGATCGCGCGGGCGGGCGCGGGCGACCGCATCCACACCTTCCAGCTCGCCGACTGGACCACCCCCCTGCCCGAGGGCGTCCTCGACGGCCGCGGCCAGATCGGCGACGGCGCGATCGACATGCGCGAGTGGAAGGGGTACGTGGAGGCGGCCGGGTACACGGGCGCCATCGAGGTCGAGCTGTTCAACGAGGGGCTGTGGGCACGGGACGGGCGGGAGGTACTCGCCGAGACGGCGGCACGGTTCGTGGAACACGTGGGCCAGTAGTCGCCCCCCGAGCACAGCGTCAGTCCTCCGCTTCCGTCCCCGGCCCCGTCCCCGGCGCACCGGCCCGCAGATGCGCCGCCAGACGGCGCAGCCCGATGAGGGCAGCGGCGTCCGACCCGTCGCCCAGTGGGTAGTGCAGGGCGGGTTCGGCGGCGGGCCCCAGGGCGACGGGCCGCACCTCGACGGGCGGGCGACGGGCATGGGTCAGCCCGATGCCCCGCACGTCCCGTGCGCCCAGGGTGAAGGCGACCGGGACGGG
Coding sequences within it:
- a CDS encoding dihydrodipicolinate synthase family protein, translating into MTLHLPGANGTLRAYEPRTEPTVLSPGSAFTSRTVFSAAHVVADPYADTTPDGPAAVDWDATLAFRRHLWSHGLGVAEAMDTAQRGMGLDWAGAAELIRRSAAEAKATGGRIACGVGTDQLTAGTLAEVRAAYEEQLAVVEESGAQAILMASRALAAAAQSPDDYLDVYGHLLRQAAEPVVLHWLGPMFDPALEGYWGSDDLDAATDTFLEVIAAHPDKVDGIKVSLLDARREVDLRRRLPQGVRCYTGDDFNYPELIAGDDQGFSHALLGIFDPLGPLAAEAVRVLDTGNTEGFRALLDPTVELSRHLFQTPTRYYKTGVVLLAWLAGHQSHFTMVGGLQSARSLPHLARAYELADGLGLFPDPKLAEERMRNLLNLYGVNQ
- a CDS encoding GNAT family N-acetyltransferase; protein product: MTFTLKGPVLEGTLVRLEPLGPHHAADLAVAAEEDRGTYAFTWVPRADEVGSYIDTQLARAATGRLAPYAQVSLATGRAVGATSYWEPRSWLTDDAIDAIEVGFTWLAPSAQGTGVNAEAKLLLFRHAFEVWQVSRVDLKTDARNDRSRAAIESAGARFEGVLRNWSRSWAPGEEGRLRDSAIYSVTAAEWPRCRERLERRVRSATSASAPA
- a CDS encoding glycoside hydrolase family 3 protein: MHHSSTAGTGSTAQPSRRTVLTATAVVTATLAAGGGTAHAGARRPDDDRLRALISRMTLEEKVGQLFVMRVYGHSATDPDQADVDANLKEIGVRTAAELVAKYRVGGVIYFAWAHNTRDPHQIADLSNGIQQASLALPRGLPVLISTDQEHGIVARVGEPATLFPGAMAIGAGGSRSDARTLGRIAGAELHAMGIRQDYSPVADVNVNPANPVIGVRSFGADPEAVSELVAAEVTGYQRSGVAACAKHFPGHGDTATDSHTGLPVITHSRAQWEELDAPPFRAAIDAGIDAIMTAHLVVPALDDSGDPATLSRPILTGILREELGYDGVVVTDSLGMEGVRTKYGDERVPVLALKAGVDQLLNPPHLDLAWNAVLTAVRDGELTEARLDESILRVLRLKAKLGLFRDARTSRRDVDRTVGTRGHLAAADRIAERTTTLLVNEGRLLPLSRREHRRVLVVGADPASPSGTTGPPTGVLAGELTELGFTATALSTGTAPSAAVIDRAVAAAGDADAVVVATYNVTAAGSQRTLVARLLETGKPVVAVAVRNPYDVARLPEVRACLAAYSWTDVEVRAAARVIAGRVRPRGRLPVPVVRADDPTKVLYPLGHGLTYR
- a CDS encoding sugar phosphate isomerase/epimerase family protein → MKLAFSTLGVPGLPLTDVLGLATAHGYHGVELRAHPEEPVHPGLPPGERAAVAAGFKEAGVELLSLAGYARVAAPGDDDATVSEIRALLDLARDLGAPYVRVFPGGGTGQSPEEADATAARRLGTAAEYAAELDVRILLETHDSHRTGADAMRVLGLVGHRQVGALWDVMHTWLGGEQPSDSYLALAPHLGYVQVKDIASADDTTPLPLGAGVLPLTEVVDVLSRHNWDGWLCWEYEKRWYESAAPLPELLDAGREHLARLLSDAA
- a CDS encoding Gfo/Idh/MocA family protein yields the protein MTRKTVRIAMNGVTGRMGYRQHLVRSILALREQGGLDLGDGTVLWPEPILVGRREHALRALAERHGLEHVATDVDEVLADPTVDIYFDAQVTSAREEAIKKAIAAGKHVYTEKPTATGLDGALELARLAHAKGIRHGVVQDKLFLPGLLKLKRLIDGGFFGRILSVRGEFGYWVFEGDWQDAQRPSWNYRAEDGGGIVVDMFPHWEYVLHELFGRVKSVHALATTHIPQRWDENGKPYAATADDAAYGVFELDGGTIAQINSSWAVRVNRDELVEFQVDGTEGSAVAGLRDCRVQHRSATPKPVWNPDIPATEAFRDQWQEVPDNGEFDNGFKAQWELFLRHVYADAPYHWDLLAGARGVQLAELGLRSSAQGRRLDVPEIAL
- a CDS encoding sugar phosphate isomerase/epimerase family protein; its protein translation is MTVKQLSLPDLTAACRELGVGNVGLWREPVQAYGVEAAAKLVREAGLTVTTLCRGGFLTATDPDERARALADNRRAVDEAATLGTDTLVLVSGGLPAGDKDLRAARERIADALAELAPYAEQHGVRLAIEPLHPMYASDRCVVSTLTQALDLAERFPAHQVGVTVDTYHIWWDDRAAQQIARAGAGDRIHTFQLADWTTPLPEGVLDGRGQIGDGAIDMREWKGYVEAAGYTGAIEVELFNEGLWARDGREVLAETAARFVEHVGQ
- a CDS encoding LacI family DNA-binding transcriptional regulator, which codes for MTVTLADVAARAQVSPATVSRVLNGNYPVAASTRERVLKAVDDLEYVLNGPASALAAATSDLVGILVNDIADPFFGIMAGAIQSEIGGPGGRAGGERLAVVCNTGGTPERELTYLTLLQRQRAAAVVLTGGAMEDAAHQAAVAAKLRKLAEAGTRVVLCGRPPAPETGAIALTFDNRGGGRELTEHLIGLGHRRLGYIAGPEERTTTRHRLEGHRAALAAHGIEEDSRWTVHGRYDRRSGYEATLELLRRDPSLTAVVAANDSVALGACAALRDSGLRIPDDVSVAGFDDLPFSIDAVPALTTVRLPLAEAGARAGRIAMGREEAPPGGIATVRGELMVRGSSGGPRK